A genomic stretch from Rhineura floridana isolate rRhiFlo1 chromosome 18, rRhiFlo1.hap2, whole genome shotgun sequence includes:
- the CELF5 gene encoding CUGBP Elav-like family member 5 isoform X1, whose product MARPIQVKPADSESRGGRDRKLFVGMLNKQQSEEDILHLFEPFGVIDECTVLRGPDGNSKGCAFVKFSSHMEAQAAIHALHGSQTMPGASSSLVVKFADTDKERTLRRMQQMVGQLGILTPSFALPFSPYSAYAQALMQQQTVLSASHGGFVSPALTFSPCHIQQIGTVSLNGLPATPIAQTSGLHSPPLLGPATVPGLVTPIANSFAGVVPISNSHPTLEAVYANGLVPCTAQNPSVAESLHPAFAGVQQYAAVYPATTTITPVAQPLPQALPIIQQQQREGPEGCNLFIYHLPQEFGDNELMQMFLPFGNIISSKVFMDRATNQSKCFGFVSFDNPSSAHTAIQAMNGFQIGMKRLKVQLKRPKDASHPY is encoded by the exons GGGACAGGAAGCTCTTTGTGGGAATGTTGAACAAGCAGCAATCGGAAGAAGACATTCTCCACCTCTTTGAACCGTTTGGGGTCATCGACGAATGCACTGTGCTCAGAGGACCAGACGGAAACAGCAAAG gctgTGCATTTGTTAAATTCTCCTCTCACATGGAGGCCCAAGCAGCGATCCACGCCCTCCACGGCAGCCAAACTATGCCT gGTGCCTCCTCCAGCCTCGTGGTGAAATTCGCGGACACAGACAAGGAACGGACGCTGCGCCGGATGCAACAGATGGTGGGTCAGCTGGGGATACTCACGCCGTCGTTCGCGTTGCCGTTCAGCCCGTACAGTGCATACGCTCAGGCT CTGATGCAGCAGCAAACCGTCCTCTCGGCGTCTCACGGAGGCTTTGTGAGCCCAGCTCTCACCTTTTCTCCGTGCCATATCCAGCAAATCGGGACCGTCAGCTTAAATGGCTTGCCAGCCACTCCTATTGCACAAACCTCAG GGCTGCACTCTCCTCCTCTCTTGGGCCCAGCCACTGTCCCAGGGCTGGTCACGCCCATTGCCAACAGCTTCGCCGGAGTGGTCCCTATCTCCAACAGCCATCCCACCCTGGAGGCGGTTTACGCCAATGGGCTTGTGCCCTGCACAG CCCAGAACCCATCGGTAGCAGAGAGTCTCCACCCAGCCTTCGCTGGAGTCCAGCAGTATGCAG CTGTCTACCCGGCCACCACCACGATCACTCCGGTAGCTCAACCACTTCCGCAGGCGCTTCCGATCATTCAGCAACAGCAGCGAGAGG GCCCGGAAGGATGCAATCTCTTTATCTACCACCTCCCTCAGGAGTTTGGCGACAATGAGCTCATGCAAATGTTCCTCCCCTTTGGGAATATCATCTCCTCCAAAGTCTTCATGGACCGGGCCACGAACCAGAGCAAATGTTTCG gttTTGTGAGTTTCGACAACCCTTCCAGTGCCCACACAGCCATCCAGGCTATGAATGGATTCCAGATTGGCATGAAAAGGTTGAAGGTGCAATTGAAACGACCCAAGGATGCCAGCCACCCATACTGA
- the CELF5 gene encoding CUGBP Elav-like family member 5 isoform X2, which translates to MARPIQVKPADSESRGGDRKLFVGMLNKQQSEEDILHLFEPFGVIDECTVLRGPDGNSKGCAFVKFSSHMEAQAAIHALHGSQTMPGASSSLVVKFADTDKERTLRRMQQMVGQLGILTPSFALPFSPYSAYAQALMQQQTVLSASHGGFVSPALTFSPCHIQQIGTVSLNGLPATPIAQTSGLHSPPLLGPATVPGLVTPIANSFAGVVPISNSHPTLEAVYANGLVPCTAQNPSVAESLHPAFAGVQQYAAVYPATTTITPVAQPLPQALPIIQQQQREGPEGCNLFIYHLPQEFGDNELMQMFLPFGNIISSKVFMDRATNQSKCFGFVSFDNPSSAHTAIQAMNGFQIGMKRLKVQLKRPKDASHPY; encoded by the exons GGGACAGGAAGCTCTTTGTGGGAATGTTGAACAAGCAGCAATCGGAAGAAGACATTCTCCACCTCTTTGAACCGTTTGGGGTCATCGACGAATGCACTGTGCTCAGAGGACCAGACGGAAACAGCAAAG gctgTGCATTTGTTAAATTCTCCTCTCACATGGAGGCCCAAGCAGCGATCCACGCCCTCCACGGCAGCCAAACTATGCCT gGTGCCTCCTCCAGCCTCGTGGTGAAATTCGCGGACACAGACAAGGAACGGACGCTGCGCCGGATGCAACAGATGGTGGGTCAGCTGGGGATACTCACGCCGTCGTTCGCGTTGCCGTTCAGCCCGTACAGTGCATACGCTCAGGCT CTGATGCAGCAGCAAACCGTCCTCTCGGCGTCTCACGGAGGCTTTGTGAGCCCAGCTCTCACCTTTTCTCCGTGCCATATCCAGCAAATCGGGACCGTCAGCTTAAATGGCTTGCCAGCCACTCCTATTGCACAAACCTCAG GGCTGCACTCTCCTCCTCTCTTGGGCCCAGCCACTGTCCCAGGGCTGGTCACGCCCATTGCCAACAGCTTCGCCGGAGTGGTCCCTATCTCCAACAGCCATCCCACCCTGGAGGCGGTTTACGCCAATGGGCTTGTGCCCTGCACAG CCCAGAACCCATCGGTAGCAGAGAGTCTCCACCCAGCCTTCGCTGGAGTCCAGCAGTATGCAG CTGTCTACCCGGCCACCACCACGATCACTCCGGTAGCTCAACCACTTCCGCAGGCGCTTCCGATCATTCAGCAACAGCAGCGAGAGG GCCCGGAAGGATGCAATCTCTTTATCTACCACCTCCCTCAGGAGTTTGGCGACAATGAGCTCATGCAAATGTTCCTCCCCTTTGGGAATATCATCTCCTCCAAAGTCTTCATGGACCGGGCCACGAACCAGAGCAAATGTTTCG gttTTGTGAGTTTCGACAACCCTTCCAGTGCCCACACAGCCATCCAGGCTATGAATGGATTCCAGATTGGCATGAAAAGGTTGAAGGTGCAATTGAAACGACCCAAGGATGCCAGCCACCCATACTGA